cagtgctgatgttgttaacattaaccaTTTataacaaagtataacagtaataaaatTTTGCATGGTTTGCATggcgtgatccgagctaagcaatcgttagatttaatcatcattggcagcgcgatttattgtaggcctaatgcttttctcctcagttggtcagaacaaaagtggcagacatgttacttgttcaTATGATATTTTACGCTGAAAGGTTTTATTGTGGTCATACTTTCAAagcgtagaatctgtgattctgaagtacagtatccacaccaatgtggtgactgacaccaaacattagattcatccgcacgGAGTCGGgctgatgcacaacccacgtagcGATAATAATTCCGcatataactgcaattgcaggatttaaacagagatggcgacaaagaggcaaaagttagcagcgcacgggttccctcgattgaaAGCCTTTGCATTTTCCCCATAGACAAAAAATAAGCTCTCTGTTTAACAAAGAGTTATGacacacgttttgtctatcaagattaTCTTTACACAACATTAAtaaattttgaagcctaaataaagtcgtaagatataaaaagctaacataGGCTGTaaatggactacagcacacTGTGGTCatggatcaacgtcaccaccaccaagcttcctcaaactttatttaaaaacatgctcgctgattatgatctgcgctgcatatgaatacttatccacttttttatgagaaatgctgtccaaatgtcccgtttgtcatgatgacatcTAAAGTCCCTGCTtgttagcaacttgttagcaaccgccgattttaagacagaATAAAGGTATACAGAAATCACAAGTGGATTAtgactggtgtgttttatgtcatagatcaaaacgtgaaaatatttagagactttgttaaccacagaccttatttcaagcaatttagcaaaaacccattcaaaaaacccatagactttagggcgatggaaccggaagtcctaaaatgctcaCTCGCTTCTGGGTTTTGCATAGAAAAACATGTAAcctctgaggtactctattagGCTACTATTTTAAAGTTTTCTGTATGCCTGATTTTTAGTGCACATAATATAATCACTATGTACATTATTTTCACAATATCTTTGTGAAACATTGTGGCAGTATGCTATATTAACAGTACTGTGCATGGGTTTCAAAACTCAGTGTTTACCTTAAAAATCTAAACCTGGAAATTaacctgtgtgtgtgcgcgcaagagagtgtgtgtgtgtgtaaaataatataattatattttaaattagtgAAAATTAGATCTCCCCActatatatatcatttgaatAATTGATGTCTTAACCTAGAACTGAATTCATTTATGTCATATTTACGTCATGTTTCCTCCTCATTTGGTACATATTTGAGGACTTTGTAAATTAAACACACTTCCTCAGTCCTTTGCTTCATGGGAAGTCcagcatttctctctctctctctctctctctctctctctatctctctcctCGTATGTTCTTCTTCCTCCCTAGAGCTGTTAATgtgaattaaacattaaaaagctttCAGAGGCTTGAGGTTATTGGGATACACACGTCACAGGTTCTATACCCTCTCGGTCTCAAACGATGTGTTTTTCCAACCCCTATGCCTCATTTTGTTCTTCCCTCCTGGTTCTTCTCACTGCATTATCTCTGCATTGCTCATTGTTCTTTCTGCACCTTCTCCACCTCTTCATTTAATTCTCTCATATTAATCACTGTCTCTTTCTCCATGTGTCACCTGGACCACTTCATCCCTCCTTTCACCATCATCCACCTCTTctctcattacttttaaaaagttcAGCCGATCACCCACCTCCCGTTTACATCCCAAGGGAGAGCGGGGGAGAAAAcaggagtgtgtgtgagagagagagagaaagagagagagggatggaTAAATGTGGGGGCAGGAAAAACCCCCTGGTGTTGTGAATTCACCTGCAGAAAACTCCCTGCCTTTCCCACCTCCGCTCTGCTCATCTGTATTCCGAGTCTTTTCTCTGCTCTCTCTCCCTCCTCCCGCCTCGATATCTCCTCGTCTCCCCCCTCCTCCCTCGCCTCTGTCCCTCAGTATTACTTTACCTGCAGCATAGTGCAGCAATGAAACATCAGTGGCAGTTGCCAATGTTCCTTTTCAATTCATCTCAGTtcatatgcactatattagtgCATAAGAtggtataaaattaaaatatattgagatatattcatattttttatataaaataaattgaataaaaatattaaaagtggGCATGGTACcattgtaatataatatttcttTAGCATGGTAATAAAAAATTTTTAACCACATGTTAATGAATTGGTATTCGTTCCAGTAATCTGCAAATGGTAGATGAATATGGCAATCGTTCTGCACCAAAGTATATAACAAAGTACCATCACAgtacttacacacacacacaaatgtgatTCTGAGTGCAATATAGCATTCTATGCAATAGCTTTAATGTTACTGACTTTAattagaaaatttaaaaaaaaaaatccacatgcCCAACTTGGAATGTTTTAGAGGCATATTGCACACGAGTAAACCTTTCTTCCAGATGAAAATACACACCTTTAATTGAAATCTGGGTGATGTACGTGTGATACACCCTGTGGAGTTGACAGGAAGCGCTTCCATAAATAAGGAATTCAGACAAAAGGTGAATAGGCtcctgtccctttaaatgcctGGCTGAATCCATGTTGCTAGGGAAATGGAGATGTTTACTCCAACATCAGTGTGAGCTGGCTGACTCTCCTGTGTCCTTCCACGTtttctcactttctctctctctctctctctctctctctctctctctctctctctctctctctctctctctctctcttccattctctttgtgcatttttcattcTCTTGATGCTGTTTTTCCCTCCAACTTGACTCACAGAAAAGTCCAATTTAATTTTCAATAAACTAATTAATGCTTGTATTAGTGATGCATGCAGGCAATGCAGAATTGTCATGTGATTGTCACAAAGGAGTAGGATGACCAAAGTGATTAAAAACTGACCTCATGAACAAGTTGTTCAGCCActttcgctctctctctctctgtctcaacaagtttttttttttttactttcgaACCTCTCCCATGCAAggttttttacttaaaaaaaaaaaaaaaaaaaaaaaaaacatttagaggTTTCATATCTGCAATAAAACATCTGCAGATTCTAGTCAAGCCGaagagaaataaaataaaaaaaaaaaactatgcagAGAAATTTCTAATGAACGTCCTTGAGGTTGCTCTTGAAAATGCAACAACACTGACACCTGTGGCCATTCCGAGGAACTGCGCTTAACATTTCCCAAAAATACCATACGTTGATGCACACAAAACAGCTTATTTCGTATGCAACAGAGCTGTATGTCCTATTAATTTAGAATTTTTCTTgttctgtgatattttttttctctttcgcTCTTTAATTGCCATGAAATCTCCTTACTTTTCTCCatttgcacacacatacacacatatgaacacacaaCCACAAAGCACATGACTCACAAGGATGACTCATAGTACCCACCTCTCTGTTCTCACTGAACCCTGTCATcccttgagagagagaaagagagagagatgtagTGGGTGATGGCTGACAGGGAGAGATTTcattaatttcaataatttgCCATCAGGACTTGATAGCTGTAATAACCAAATTATTGCTGTTTGTGATGGGTGTCAAACTCACTTTTTGTAAAATGATTTATGATGTAGCTATAATTGTTTTAAGTCTCTTTCAAGtggaaaaaaatcttaaaaattaaaatccaaaGAGGAGTGTGACGTTAGTTTGAACTTGGATTTTTCCTCAGATACTCAAAATAATGTGCCATATCCTGGCAGATCATGTAATTAACTTGAGCAAAAGTAATGCTTATACTGTAAGGTCTctcagtgtgagagagagagagagagagagagagagagagagagagagagagagagagagagagagagagagatagcaGGCTAATTAAAGTCAAGTGGAGAGCAATTTTTAGCTGTTAATGCATCTTAgaatttgtaagaaaaaaattattaatttttactagTGCTCTCAGATATTGAGACCCAAATGTTAATATGCATATACACAGACACATAAATACACAATATTTTTTCTAATGTGAAAATATTActatcattttcatttaatgtaGGCCTATATTAATTAATAGCACATAATTAAGTAAGCCTATTCGATTTGTCAAGTTATGTTTGTTATTGATTATtaacagtgttgggggtaacgcattacaagtaatgcaagtttcataatcagattaccttttcaaagtaactagtaaagtaatgcattacttgtaaatttacaacaaaatatatgagttactttttcaaataagtaacgcaaatttttagattttttttccatgtattgactgacagctctcctgtcaatttttgtttttatgttttgttttgttttttgttgaagAGTGCTGAACTTTCTTATCCGagttgcgccctctactgtacaggtgtgaatttgcatttccttcagcctgaggcttattcatttcatttatggtgtgaaagggcctttacatttgtcaaaaatataataacttttttgttattaaaaatacaaacaagcaagcccaggctagcccagatgagaaaaattAATGTGAAAGTAATGTTAATGCACTTTCCATTAAAAGTAAGTAGtgcaattacttttttatggaggAACGCAACAGTGTAGGcctaatgcattacttttaaaagtaactttccctaacacagattattaatattaattattattaaaagtaaCATTTGATAAGTGTTactcattattatattattatataatagcTATAATTACATAATAATAGCTGATGAACACACTACGGTTTTATTTTAGGGAGATTTTatattcataaatgtaaatttcttAAAAGAAAGctattgttttctgtttttcaaaaaataattcTACAATTACTGTAAATCtttaaattttacaaaaattaaaagtGGAAGGAGATTGTTTAGTTTATTTGAGGATTTCAATTTATCAGAAAAACCTGATATAtaagctgcttttttttttcattcgttattttatgttaatattCGTCTTTTTATTATTCTTGTGTAGTCAAAGCAAACCAGTCCGCATTATGACTGGATGGTCTTTTTTAAACGCGTTTTGGTTTCATGGCTTTTTGGTCTTACCGAGTCgccgtgtgtttgtgtttgtgtttggttCTGACGAAAATGGCGGACGAGCTGGATAGAGTACGCATTTCAGCCGCGGAGCTACGAGCAGAAGCGTCGAATTTCACAACACACAGCGACAGTATAAAAGGTCAGGGgctctttaaatgtttataacaCTGTAAGAAAGGGAGTAGTGGAAGACAAACCCTATTTTGACATTGCACGTCAAACTTAGGGCTCAGTTTGCTAATAGCAAGCTAGCATAACAGTCAACAACATTCGCCGCTCATGTGGGTTGAACGGCGCttgttttgaaaaagaaaacaaatcaacatattttgcCGGTTTTTCCTGCAAAATAATAAAGATCAGACCCTGCTGTGTCGCTTAGCATAAACCACCCAAATAAGTAATAAGCATGTTCGTTTGTATAAAGTGTTGTGCTAACTATTATACTGGCTACTGAAGGCGGCAACTTCTTAAATtagatatttatttaaagtgGAGAGTTCGTAACTAAGCTGCTATCCAACCCCAACTCTTTAACTTTATAATCTGATTATTGCTGTCTAGCTATGTGTAGTAAACGTATAGTGAACGTATTGGTAAGCATTTTACAGTGCATGTGCAACAGGTTATTTTCCTCAGATGCCATAGCAACAGAAATTTGGACTTGATTTTGTTGATCATCAATAGCATTATATGTTGTTATCTATTTTTATCTCCTATGAATTAGTATAAGCAATCACACATTTCCTAAATAGTggctaaataattaaaatttgtGACAACATATCCCtaatgcagtggttctcaaccaggcGACCCACTAGGGGGCTTGAGATgacttaaaatgatttaaaatgagtCAAAACAACTAAGtatcaagataatttttaatgttttgttttttatttgaaggaCTAAGATCTCTACCATATGAGTTGAATTTATAGAATGAATTTATAGTCCTGGAAAAGTAAtgcaaattaataaaatctCATTTCACCTTCAGcgtttttttaatgattttttatttttttttagttaatccaagctctaaaatattttatctcAATTTAGAAAttgagaaaaaatatatatttttaattttaaaaaacggTAACCTTAATTCTTATCCAGTAAATCATGAAAAACTGGAAAGTCACGGGGCCTTCGGAAATTGTTATAAACAATGGGTGGCTTTGGAATCAAAAGGgctgagaaccactgctttGAAGTATTAGTTtgccaaaaaaaattaattactctccctcatctcgttccaaactcataagactttcgttcatctttggaacacaaatgaaggtcTTTTTGacgaaatctgagagatttctgtccctccatagacagctacacaactgaaactttgacacTTCATAAAGAGACCGTAAAACTAATCCGtttgaattgagcagtttagtctgaattttctgaagagacacgatcactttatatggtGAACGCATTCagtttaggcttttattcacatataaacatttatcagctcacacatcagttgtggtataccgaagctcaagcatgtttacTTGAcgtgttacgcaacacgtttCAGCTtctgcaagaggtttgttctcacatACCTAGCAGTTTTAGTTGAggttctgtttatgttcgctgatcaaagttgatgtgaataaaagcctaaattctgttcatcatataaagcaatcgagTCTTTTCATAAAATTTGGACTAAGccgctcaattcatatagattagtttaacaatctctttatgaactttttgaagcgtcaaagtgtgaGTTGTGTTGCTGTCTATGgaaggacagaaatctctcagatttcatcaaaaagaactttatttgtgttttgaagatgaatgtaagtcttacaggtttggagcgacatgagggtgagtagttactgacaaaatttttatttttgggtgaactataatGTACTTTTTagccaataaaatatttttatttctgtttttgtcatctttttctcagaattgagagaaGAGGGTAAAAAGCAACGGCAACGAGACAGTAAACGTCCAGACCTGCAGTGGTACAAACCTGGTTCTGGCCATCCACGCAGACATAAGGACAGCGCAGAAGAAGTCGGCTCAGACCCTGTGCACCCACCGGAAGATTGTGGTTTTGGTAATGACGGCAAAATGCCTGACGGCTCACCTAACAGTCCTGGATGCTCTCACATCCCTGGTATAGATAGTGGAGACTTTCCAAATGACGGTCAGCCTGAAACGAATCACAACACTAAAGGACATGTTGGCAGCAAGAACCACCAACATGTGGATGGAAACGCTGTTAAAAACATTGAAGGTACTGGTACACCAAGGTCCCCGAAGCAGTCACGAAAGATGCGAAAGCCAGACCGTGAGATATATCAGCCAGGGGGGCGAAGGACTCAAGGAAACAAAGAGACTGGGGCGAGCAAAGAATTAGATGGGGATCGCAGAAGAGAGGAAGAAGTGGGTGGTAAATCTGCTGAATCACTTAATAAGAGTGAGAAAGAGGAAAAACGTAGAAACAGGCGAGGGAAAGATGGCAGGAAAAAGCAAGAGTCCAAAGGAAGTGCAGACTCGCCCTCTGCaaacaaaaatgagaataaTGTCGAGAATATCATTGGTAACATCAGTAAACTCCAACTAGAGCCTGAGGAAGGTAGAGATGGAGGTGGGCAGGACGGTACAAACCGGAGAAAATCTAGTGGGGAAGGACGAAGAACCCAAGCAGGCGAAGGGAATGGAGGGATCggagaagacaaaaaaaaggAGAGGGGTAATGGAAAATCCAAAGCAGGAAGGGAGAAAGGTAACAACCAGGTCTTCGTCAAGAAAGAGGAAGGGGAGGGAGGAATGAAAGGTTCAGAGGCAGCCCAACCTGAAGGAAAAAGGCAGAGAAATGTTGGCGCAAAGGAAGTGAGCCATAACCAGAACATGAaccatgaaaaacaacccgggAACAGGCCGAAAGAGAGAGGGAAACCATTTGAGAGAACCGATTCAAACCGAGTCAACTCATCCTCAAAGCGGTACTCTCAATCAGACATCCGACGACCTCGAAACCGCACATACAGCACGAGTTCGGCCAGTAGCGGGACTAGTATGGACGGTCTGGCTGAAGCGGAGAGACTTAGAGGAGAGGGTCCGCAGTTGTCGGCACGCACTGCGGAGAGGACCATCGGACAGAGGGAGTTTGTTCGAGGGAGCCAGTCCCGCCCGAGGAGACGGACAGCCCGGACCTTGTCCTCCACAGATTCGTTGGAGGAAAATGAGGCATGGGAGCGAGAAGATAGAAGAGGCCGTGTTGCTGATGAAGCCAAGAGCACCCACAGGGGTCCCGAAGTCGGCGGAAGAGGCCAAAGAGCGCCTGCTCCTTGTGGTCGAGGAGGAATTTTGAGAGTTTCTTTGGACAAGCATTCAAGTGAAGAACAAGCGAGCCGAAAAAATCCTAGAGGTCGTGGGAGGGGCATCCTAGTGCTTCCTGCCCACACGGATCTAACTTTAACCCCTGAGCCTGGGCCTCAGCATGGAGGAATGAGAGGAGGAATGGGTCTGGGCCGAGGAAGAGGTGGCCGTGGAGGAGGGACAAGACGACTTTGGGACCCGAATAACCCGGATAAGAAACCAGCGCTGGTCTCAAGCCAGCAATCCCAGCATGCATCTCTCCAGCAGGCTTTGTACTTGCAGCAGGGTGGATGCGGGCCGCTGCACTTCCTGGATACTGATGACGAGACTGCAGGAAGTCCTCCTGTCCGCCAGGGGGAGTATTCTCCAAACCAGCAAGCTGCTGCGATGGCTTACTACAAATTCCAGAATTCTGACAACCCCTACTGTTATCCGTTACCGGCCAATTCACCGAACACCCCGCCACGCTATCCTTTCCCATATCACATTCCCTACCAAATTCCTGGCTCTAATGGGATCTATCCCACCTCTGCTATGCCACCTTATTATGGACCCTATGGGCAAGGTGGGCCAGGTTATCCCTCTCCAGCAGGATCTAGTCTCACTCCAGAAGAGGCAGAGGTGCAGACCAGAGGAGAGCTGGGAAAGTTGCTTCGGCTGGCTGACAGTCAGGAACTCCAACTCAGTAACCTGCTGTCCCGGGAACGACTGAGCCCAGAAGGACTGGAGAGAATGGCCCAGCTCaggtgtgtattgaaagttgtacattttaaattgaaaaacaCAGGATTTGTTGTTCTACAATTACAAGTTTTATGTCATTGTCTCATAATGGACATTATTACAACCGGTTGAATTTTTCCTTTAACTAGTTTCAATTTTTTCTGATGTTTATCCAGGGCTGAACTCCTGACGTTATACGAGCGGGTGATTTTGACAGACATCGAGTTCTCCGACTCTCAAAACCTAGATCAGGCCCTGtggaaaaatgtgttttacCAGGTGATAGAGAGGTTTAGGCAGCTACTGAAAGACCAAACCTCAGACACAGCCCCACAGATCAAAACCATGCTGATGAACATTCTGGAAGAGGTAGATATGCACAAAGTCAAAGTCCTTGTCATTGtctaatttgttattttttccccctgatATCACTACCATTGAaaagtttgaattttttttcttttatttagcaaggatgcattaaattgatcgaaagtgacagtaaagacatttataatgtttaaaaaattataattctaGTTCAACTAAATGTTTTCTACtaaaaactttctattcatcaaataattctgaaaaaagAATTCACTgttaatattaagcagcacaaatgttttccacattaatgataataagaaatgtttgttgagcagcaaatcaacatattagaatgatttctgaagaatcatgtgacactgaagactggagtaataatgctgtaaattcagctttgcatcacagaaataaattacattttaaaatagaaaatggttattttaaattgtaataatatttcagtattgctgttttgatcaaatacaataaatgcagccttggtgagcatgagagactttttggaaaaaaatcatATCAACCATATCAAAGCATTTAGCAGAAGTTCTTATCCAGAGCGACTTACAAAAGTGCTTTAGCTTCACatatgagggtgattaaatctTCACTGGTCTTTTTGTAGTAAAATTGTGAATTACTTTGTTGGgggaaaaaagttttattttgttttatatctCATTCACTAATCCATATGTAATAGAAAGTGAAGAtgcaatgtttattttattttttttgctctaGGGGGCAGTATTCTTTGATTCACTTCTACAGAAGTTGCAGACAGTGTTTCAGTTCAAGCTGGAAGACTATATGGACTGCATGGCTATACGAGCAAGACCTCTTCGCAAGACGGTACACGCCTTGTGTTTCTCAAATACTATGAATTAATTAGGAATATAGGCCCAGTTGTTTCCTTGTCTTAAGGGGTTTTCTATAACAGGCTATATGCCCTTTATAGTTTGTTGTACTATTGTTGAATAGACACATTCAACAGTTGTGAATCTATTTTACCTTGTTGCAGGTCAAGTATGCTCTGATCAGTGCCCAGCGCTGCATGATCTGTCAGGGTGATATTGCACGATATCGTGAACAGGCTAGTGACTCTGCTAACTATGGAAAGGCCCGCAGGTAAGTCTGTCATGGCCACATTAAACATGAAGTTACCCACAACAAAAGCTGTATTTATTTCATAGTACAGTATTTTGTAGGGATGCACTGATGTATCGGCCGCCGATATTTATCGGCCGATTTTTGCTCAATTTACAACTATCGGCTGTAGGAGGAAAAAATCCGATATAACAAACCGattttgatgacaaaatttcaaataagagaggaagtgacaaatATCGTTATCGGCcaataattgtttgttaaaatcGGTATCGGCCCCCCAAAAAAatcatatcggtgcatccctagtattttgatatacagtgggtatggaaagtattcagacccccttaaatttttcactctttgttatattgcagccatttgctaaaatcatttaagttaattttttcccctcattaatgtacacacagcaccccatattgacagagaaacacagaattgttgacatttttgcagatttattaaaaaagaaaaactgaaatatcacatggtcctaagtattcagaccctttgctgtgacactcatatatttaactcaggtgctgtccatttcttctgatcatccttgagatggttctacaccttcatttgagtccagctgtgtttgattatactgattggacttgattaagaaagccacacacctgtctatataagaccttacagctcacagtgcatgtcagagcaaatgagaatcatgaggtcaaaggaactgcctgaagagctcagagacagaattgtggcaaggcacagatctggccaaggttacaaaataattctgctgcacttaaggttcctaagagcacagtggcctccataatcctttaatggaagacgtttgggacgagaAGAAATGGacattcatttctttcttttttcccttCATTTACCCATTAGAAGTCATCGGTTAAGTTGTGTTGTTGCGTTTTCACATTTCAATGTTGACATTTTGTGTTTTCTCATGTGCAGTTGGTATCTAAAAGCTCAGCAGATTGCTCCGAAAAACGGACGACCCTACAACCAGCTGGCTCTTCTAGCAGTGTACACGGTGAGACCACCAgcataacactttttttttttagacaaaaatgctaacattttaatataaaatattaagatatataatttataaatgaatataaaagTATTcgcacttttatttaaaaaaaataaaataaaaatatttgcatgtttaaTCAGTCCCAGACTGACAAAACATCAATGCTGTAAGCTTGtcagttttaaacaattttgcTT
The nucleotide sequence above comes from Chanodichthys erythropterus isolate Z2021 chromosome 10, ASM2448905v1, whole genome shotgun sequence. Encoded proteins:
- the smg6 gene encoding telomerase-binding protein EST1A isoform X1, whose protein sequence is MAFWSYRVAVCLCLCLVLTKMADELDRVRISAAELRAEASNFTTHSDSIKELREEGKKQRQRDSKRPDLQWYKPGSGHPRRHKDSAEEVGSDPVHPPEDCGFGNDGKMPDGSPNSPGCSHIPGIDSGDFPNDGQPETNHNTKGHVGSKNHQHVDGNAVKNIEGTGTPRSPKQSRKMRKPDREIYQPGGRRTQGNKETGASKELDGDRRREEEVGGKSAESLNKSEKEEKRRNRRGKDGRKKQESKGSADSPSANKNENNVENIIGNISKLQLEPEEGRDGGGQDGTNRRKSSGEGRRTQAGEGNGGIGEDKKKERGNGKSKAGREKGNNQVFVKKEEGEGGMKGSEAAQPEGKRQRNVGAKEVSHNQNMNHEKQPGNRPKERGKPFERTDSNRVNSSSKRYSQSDIRRPRNRTYSTSSASSGTSMDGLAEAERLRGEGPQLSARTAERTIGQREFVRGSQSRPRRRTARTLSSTDSLEENEAWEREDRRGRVADEAKSTHRGPEVGGRGQRAPAPCGRGGILRVSLDKHSSEEQASRKNPRGRGRGILVLPAHTDLTLTPEPGPQHGGMRGGMGLGRGRGGRGGGTRRLWDPNNPDKKPALVSSQQSQHASLQQALYLQQGGCGPLHFLDTDDETAGSPPVRQGEYSPNQQAAAMAYYKFQNSDNPYCYPLPANSPNTPPRYPFPYHIPYQIPGSNGIYPTSAMPPYYGPYGQGGPGYPSPAGSSLTPEEAEVQTRGELGKLLRLADSQELQLSNLLSRERLSPEGLERMAQLRAELLTLYERVILTDIEFSDSQNLDQALWKNVFYQVIERFRQLLKDQTSDTAPQIKTMLMNILEEGAVFFDSLLQKLQTVFQFKLEDYMDCMAIRARPLRKTVKYALISAQRCMICQGDIARYREQASDSANYGKARSWYLKAQQIAPKNGRPYNQLALLAVYTKRKLDAVYYYMRSLAASNPILTAKESLMSLFEEAKRKADQIEHRRKQDSDGGAHGSRSHAGGRRGEDASRVEIWIRQSGNPGTSRPKGSESGKDSEQDGELGTLSASDLNKRFILSFLHTHGKLFTKVGMESFPAVASRVLQEFRALLQHSPSPLGSTRMLQIITINMFTIHNAQIRAERQGETRSVLEEQTISLGLAMFGLLVQRCTELLKETPAEPIPAEELGEFDEMDDEEGMVRVSAFPPDLRELLPSMKVWSDWMLGHPDKWNPPPCSMQGSPDVWQCLADLCNSFSRVYHGEVLLYKADADGEGDEELRVLQLEEDKMLSGFVPLLAAPQEACYIDQATDAAIAADCKRVTVLKYFLEALCGQEEPLLAFKGGKYISMASPLSPSASAENKMKTQEQEDDVIVEESSLSASEGEIDGEMEGTGSEDDIRELRARRHALTHKLAQQQKRRDKIQAVLQTGGQLEIEVRPFYLVPDTNGFIDHLEGLRKLLACGTYILVVPLIVITELDGLAKGQDSREGISNGAHARQVQERAKAAVMFLEKAFESRDPCIRALTSRGNTLESIAFRSEDTSGQKGNNDDVILSCCLHYCQDKAKDFMPAEKNGPVRLRREVVLLTDDRNLRVKALTRNVPVRDIPAFLIWAKVG
- the smg6 gene encoding telomerase-binding protein EST1A isoform X2, with the protein product MPDGSPNSPGCSHIPGIDSGDFPNDGQPETNHNTKGHVGSKNHQHVDGNAVKNIEGTGTPRSPKQSRKMRKPDREIYQPGGRRTQGNKETGASKELDGDRRREEEVGGKSAESLNKSEKEEKRRNRRGKDGRKKQESKGSADSPSANKNENNVENIIGNISKLQLEPEEGRDGGGQDGTNRRKSSGEGRRTQAGEGNGGIGEDKKKERGNGKSKAGREKGNNQVFVKKEEGEGGMKGSEAAQPEGKRQRNVGAKEVSHNQNMNHEKQPGNRPKERGKPFERTDSNRVNSSSKRYSQSDIRRPRNRTYSTSSASSGTSMDGLAEAERLRGEGPQLSARTAERTIGQREFVRGSQSRPRRRTARTLSSTDSLEENEAWEREDRRGRVADEAKSTHRGPEVGGRGQRAPAPCGRGGILRVSLDKHSSEEQASRKNPRGRGRGILVLPAHTDLTLTPEPGPQHGGMRGGMGLGRGRGGRGGGTRRLWDPNNPDKKPALVSSQQSQHASLQQALYLQQGGCGPLHFLDTDDETAGSPPVRQGEYSPNQQAAAMAYYKFQNSDNPYCYPLPANSPNTPPRYPFPYHIPYQIPGSNGIYPTSAMPPYYGPYGQGGPGYPSPAGSSLTPEEAEVQTRGELGKLLRLADSQELQLSNLLSRERLSPEGLERMAQLRAELLTLYERVILTDIEFSDSQNLDQALWKNVFYQVIERFRQLLKDQTSDTAPQIKTMLMNILEEGAVFFDSLLQKLQTVFQFKLEDYMDCMAIRARPLRKTVKYALISAQRCMICQGDIARYREQASDSANYGKARSWYLKAQQIAPKNGRPYNQLALLAVYTKRKLDAVYYYMRSLAASNPILTAKESLMSLFEEAKRKADQIEHRRKQDSDGGAHGSRSHAGGRRGEDASRVEIWIRQSGNPGTSRPKGSESGKDSEQDGELGTLSASDLNKRFILSFLHTHGKLFTKVGMESFPAVASRVLQEFRALLQHSPSPLGSTRMLQIITINMFTIHNAQIRAERQGETRSVLEEQTISLGLAMFGLLVQRCTELLKETPAEPIPAEELGEFDEMDDEEGMVRVSAFPPDLRELLPSMKVWSDWMLGHPDKWNPPPCSMQGSPDVWQCLADLCNSFSRVYHGEVLLYKADADGEGDEELRVLQLEEDKMLSGFVPLLAAPQEACYIDQATDAAIAADCKRVTVLKYFLEALCGQEEPLLAFKGGKYISMASPLSPSASAENKMKTQEQEDDVIVEESSLSASEGEIDGEMEGTGSEDDIRELRARRHALTHKLAQQQKRRDKIQAVLQTGGQLEIEVRPFYLVPDTNGFIDHLEGLRKLLACGTYILVVPLIVITELDGLAKGQDSREGISNGAHARQVQERAKAAVMFLEKAFESRDPCIRALTSRGNTLESIAFRSEDTSGQKGNNDDVILSCCLHYCQDKAKDFMPAEKNGPVRLRREVVLLTDDRNLRVKALTRNVPVRDIPAFLIWAKVG